Proteins encoded together in one Myxococcales bacterium window:
- a CDS encoding VWA domain-containing protein, whose amino-acid sequence MTFRRFFPVPVMLVVSIWGQGCAKGDAPEAASTTEAPTTRAKGEEGDLGAKKDKAAEESPVAADPAKAGPITATAAPGAPAAQANDGLFGPQGATGGGGAAPGYGIGHGSPAPAPRALKPASAESKMRGATAPVTIPLGGAQAARSLQEVAPVDAPARAPQPKLDPNARYATTYRPGGAALAAFDASVQKGDIPAEYKDLVGDFGSRYAPQMDAPKEQALSFRTDLERSKVAPAGGLLNFRIAIRSSAVETKRVPLSVHLVLDVSGSMSGAAIDNARKAAASLVERLDPSDDFSLVTFSSSAEVRVPDGPVGARRKQILSTIAEVQANGGTNISSGLDLGYAEAHKPGISQDAVKIVMLLSDGHANGGDTNPKSLAERSARAFQDGIQTSSFGLGADFDAPLMSSIADRGAGGYYYLADSTQIAGALAKEMDSRLVPAALGVEVRVRLRPDIAPVRVYGSRALDQTEAAQVRAQEVAMDKNAEKKGIKRDRQEDAVGGMRFFMPAFAKDDRHAILMQVEVPPGTGERPFATVEVKYKDRIRKKNVTDEISVKLEYAKDDAESARSAEPSVVATAQAFLAGDSIVAAERLVDGQNRLAAMRLLQERAELLKRAAVTLNEARLGEDALRLARLSRAVGGPGQVKDALPLAVLLRGSSYGYLK is encoded by the coding sequence ATGACGTTTCGCCGGTTTTTTCCCGTCCCCGTGATGTTGGTCGTGTCGATCTGGGGGCAGGGCTGCGCCAAAGGGGACGCGCCGGAGGCCGCCAGCACCACCGAAGCGCCGACGACCCGCGCGAAGGGAGAAGAGGGCGATCTCGGGGCCAAGAAGGACAAGGCCGCCGAAGAGAGCCCCGTCGCGGCCGACCCGGCGAAGGCAGGTCCCATCACGGCGACGGCCGCCCCCGGAGCGCCGGCGGCGCAGGCGAACGACGGGCTCTTCGGGCCTCAAGGCGCGACGGGAGGAGGAGGCGCAGCCCCGGGGTACGGCATCGGGCACGGGTCCCCGGCGCCGGCTCCGCGCGCCCTGAAGCCTGCGAGCGCCGAGTCCAAGATGCGAGGCGCGACGGCCCCCGTCACGATCCCCCTCGGAGGGGCCCAGGCCGCCAGATCCCTCCAGGAGGTGGCGCCGGTCGACGCTCCCGCGAGGGCGCCCCAACCGAAGCTCGATCCGAACGCCCGCTACGCCACGACCTACCGCCCCGGCGGCGCCGCGCTCGCGGCCTTCGACGCGTCGGTCCAGAAGGGCGACATCCCTGCAGAGTACAAGGACCTCGTCGGTGACTTCGGCTCGCGGTACGCACCGCAGATGGACGCCCCGAAAGAGCAGGCTCTCTCGTTCCGAACCGACCTCGAGCGCTCCAAGGTCGCCCCCGCCGGCGGGCTCCTGAACTTCCGTATCGCCATTCGCTCGAGCGCCGTCGAGACGAAGCGCGTCCCGCTCTCCGTCCACCTCGTCCTCGACGTGTCCGGCTCGATGAGCGGCGCCGCGATCGACAACGCGAGGAAGGCCGCCGCGAGCCTCGTCGAGCGCCTCGACCCGTCCGACGATTTCTCCCTCGTGACCTTCTCGAGCTCGGCGGAGGTGCGCGTCCCCGACGGCCCCGTCGGCGCACGCCGGAAGCAAATCCTCTCGACCATCGCCGAGGTGCAGGCAAACGGGGGCACGAACATCTCGTCGGGCCTCGATCTCGGCTACGCCGAGGCGCACAAGCCAGGAATTTCCCAGGATGCCGTGAAGATCGTGATGCTGCTCTCGGACGGGCACGCGAACGGCGGAGACACGAACCCGAAGTCGCTCGCGGAGCGGTCGGCGCGCGCCTTCCAAGACGGCATCCAGACGAGCTCGTTCGGCCTCGGCGCCGACTTCGACGCGCCCCTCATGAGCTCGATCGCCGATCGCGGGGCGGGCGGCTACTACTACCTGGCCGACTCGACGCAGATCGCCGGCGCGCTCGCCAAGGAGATGGACTCGCGGCTCGTGCCGGCCGCGCTCGGCGTCGAGGTGAGGGTGCGCCTCCGGCCCGACATCGCCCCCGTGCGCGTGTACGGCTCGCGCGCGCTCGATCAGACCGAGGCCGCGCAGGTGCGCGCCCAAGAGGTCGCGATGGACAAAAACGCCGAGAAGAAGGGCATCAAACGCGACCGCCAAGAAGACGCCGTGGGCGGGATGCGCTTCTTCATGCCCGCCTTCGCGAAGGACGACCGGCACGCGATCCTCATGCAGGTCGAGGTGCCCCCGGGGACGGGCGAGCGCCCGTTCGCGACGGTGGAGGTAAAGTACAAGGATCGGATCCGGAAGAAGAACGTGACCGACGAGATCTCCGTGAAGCTCGAGTACGCGAAGGACGACGCGGAGAGCGCACGGTCGGCCGAGCCGAGCGTCGTCGCCACGGCCCAAGCGTTCCTCGCGGGCGACTCGATCGTCGCGGCCGAGCGCCTCGTCGACGGGCAGAACCGCCTCGCGGCGATGCGGCTCCTGCAGGAGCGCGCCGAGCTCTTGAAGCGCGCCGCCGTGACGCTGAACGAGGCTCGCCTCGGGGAGGACGCCCTCCGCCTCGCGCGCCTGTCTCGCGCGGTCGGCGGCCCCGGCCAAGTGAAGGACGCCCTGCCGCTCGCGGTGCTTCTCCGCGGCTCGTCGTACGGGTATCTCAAGTAG
- a CDS encoding histone deacetylase has translation MKLVFTENMHALMLPRGHKFPIGKYDRIYAALDHALPGALLLGAPASVADLELVHDRTYVAAVRDGTLDTPRVRRLGFPWSESLVVRATRSVGGTLAALEWAMSLGAAGHIAGGTHHAFPDRGEGFCVFNDLAVAVRVAQRDHGLRRVAIVDLDVHQGNGTAAIFSGDPSVFTLSLHGAKNYPFQKEQSSLDVGLPDGCDDTTYLRALDEALEQVAAFRPELVLYQSGVDGLEGDRLGRMSLSLDGLARRDARVYALAKRLGVPIVATLGGGYGRDIDRTIRAHVAVFRALAEAFR, from the coding sequence GTGAAGCTCGTATTTACCGAGAATATGCACGCGCTGATGCTCCCGAGGGGGCACAAGTTTCCCATCGGGAAGTACGATCGGATCTACGCCGCGCTCGACCACGCCCTCCCAGGCGCCCTTCTCCTCGGGGCTCCGGCGAGCGTCGCCGATCTCGAGCTCGTGCACGACCGGACCTACGTCGCGGCGGTGCGCGACGGCACGCTCGACACACCGCGTGTCCGGCGCCTCGGTTTTCCATGGTCGGAGTCCCTCGTCGTCCGCGCGACACGCAGCGTCGGAGGCACCCTCGCGGCGCTCGAGTGGGCCATGTCGCTCGGGGCGGCCGGTCACATCGCGGGAGGCACGCACCACGCCTTTCCCGACCGCGGGGAGGGCTTCTGCGTCTTCAACGATCTCGCGGTGGCCGTGCGGGTGGCGCAGCGGGATCACGGCCTCCGCCGCGTCGCGATCGTGGACCTCGACGTGCACCAGGGCAACGGTACGGCGGCCATTTTCTCTGGAGATCCGAGCGTCTTCACCCTGTCGCTCCACGGGGCCAAGAACTACCCGTTCCAGAAGGAGCAGAGCTCCCTCGACGTCGGCCTCCCCGACGGCTGCGACGACACGACGTACCTCCGGGCCCTCGACGAGGCGCTCGAGCAGGTCGCCGCGTTCCGGCCGGAGCTGGTGCTCTACCAGTCGGGCGTCGACGGCCTCGAAGGCGACAGGCTCGGTCGGATGTCCCTCTCCCTCGACGGGCTCGCCCGGCGGGACGCCCGGGTGTACGCGCTCGCGAAGCGGCTCGGTGTCCCCATCGTGGCCACCCTCGGTGGCGGGTACGGGCGCGACATCGATCGCACGATCCGCGCGCACGTCGCCGTGTTTCGAGCGCTCGCCGAAGCGTTCCGCTGA
- the nadE gene encoding NAD(+) synthase — translation MRLVRVGIANVNTTVGAVTSNCDRAIALSKQAADDGVTVLVYPEQLFAGYAPEDLVQWRAFVSAQWHELTRFAEATKGHGVVSAVGLTVARGAHVYNCAALVHAGEVYGIVPKEKLPTYNVFYEQRTLANGVPGMLDEVSGVPFGDLVFDLDFGTVALEVCEDIWSPDGPMRRRSYAGAELVLNLSASPFRLGVVDTRREMIATRAGDNQVTVVYANLVGANDGLVFDGGGYVAQNGRLLLDVPRFREGISAVTVDLDRTARLRTENTTWRHDQMAFAAAEVGVAHVEVEAETTRRESLRYPAPKNQSFFLPAFAPPGEVRGPRERFFEDILDALALGIGDYFEKTGAFKTIGVALSGGRDSLLCLWLARRYIDTRYANESKEVRDTKARETLRAFFMPSRHSSDETRKAAHAAATELGVPFAVVPIDDAVAPELQAVETMLQAGEAISPMTRQNVQARLRGERMWNWSNSAAGLFLQTSNMSEKSVGYTTIGGDMEGALSVIANVPKTVVNAILDYLLETTGSEGIRLTLEKPASAELADNQEDERDLMPFPVLDACFALYAGEKMAPSEVCEALVSMFPEHDRATLDAWTTKFARLFTQSIYKWVQTPLCLHIGNLDLDRERALQLPVVQKGEWQRPRP, via the coding sequence ATGAGGCTCGTTCGAGTGGGCATCGCCAACGTGAATACGACCGTAGGTGCGGTCACGAGCAACTGCGATCGGGCGATCGCTTTGTCGAAGCAGGCCGCGGACGACGGCGTGACGGTGCTCGTGTACCCCGAGCAACTCTTCGCGGGCTATGCCCCGGAGGATCTCGTCCAGTGGAGGGCGTTCGTGTCCGCCCAGTGGCACGAGCTCACGCGCTTCGCCGAGGCGACGAAGGGCCACGGCGTGGTGTCGGCCGTGGGCCTCACGGTGGCGCGTGGCGCGCACGTCTACAACTGCGCGGCCCTCGTGCACGCGGGGGAGGTCTACGGCATCGTCCCGAAGGAGAAGCTCCCCACGTACAACGTCTTCTACGAGCAACGAACGCTCGCGAACGGTGTGCCCGGCATGCTCGACGAGGTCTCCGGGGTGCCCTTCGGCGATCTCGTGTTCGACCTCGACTTCGGCACGGTCGCCCTCGAGGTGTGCGAGGACATCTGGTCCCCCGACGGCCCTATGCGTCGCCGTTCGTACGCGGGCGCGGAGCTCGTCTTGAACCTCTCGGCGTCGCCCTTCCGCCTCGGGGTGGTCGACACGCGCCGTGAGATGATCGCCACCCGCGCGGGCGACAACCAGGTGACCGTCGTGTACGCGAACCTGGTCGGTGCGAACGACGGGCTCGTCTTCGACGGGGGCGGCTACGTGGCACAGAACGGTCGGCTTCTGCTCGACGTGCCTCGATTTCGCGAAGGAATCTCGGCGGTTACGGTCGATCTCGATCGCACCGCGCGCCTCCGCACGGAGAACACCACCTGGCGCCACGACCAGATGGCGTTCGCCGCGGCCGAGGTCGGCGTCGCGCACGTCGAGGTCGAAGCGGAGACCACACGGCGCGAGTCGCTCCGCTACCCGGCCCCCAAGAACCAGAGCTTCTTCCTCCCCGCGTTCGCGCCGCCCGGCGAGGTGCGCGGGCCCCGGGAGCGTTTCTTCGAGGACATCCTCGACGCGCTCGCGCTCGGCATCGGCGACTACTTCGAGAAGACCGGGGCCTTCAAGACGATCGGGGTCGCCCTCTCGGGAGGCCGTGACTCTCTCCTCTGCCTCTGGCTCGCGCGCCGCTACATCGACACGCGCTACGCGAACGAATCGAAGGAGGTCCGCGACACGAAGGCGCGCGAGACTCTCCGTGCGTTCTTCATGCCGTCGCGCCACTCCTCGGACGAGACTCGCAAGGCCGCGCACGCCGCCGCGACCGAGCTCGGTGTGCCCTTCGCGGTCGTGCCCATCGACGACGCCGTGGCGCCCGAGCTCCAGGCCGTCGAGACCATGCTGCAGGCGGGCGAGGCCATCTCTCCGATGACGCGGCAGAACGTCCAGGCGCGCCTCCGCGGGGAGCGCATGTGGAACTGGTCGAACAGCGCGGCCGGGCTCTTCCTCCAGACGAGCAACATGAGCGAAAAGTCGGTCGGGTACACGACGATCGGCGGCGACATGGAAGGCGCGCTGAGCGTGATCGCGAACGTCCCGAAGACCGTGGTGAACGCGATCCTCGACTACCTCCTCGAGACGACCGGCTCCGAAGGGATCCGCCTCACCCTCGAGAAACCGGCCTCGGCCGAGCTCGCCGACAACCAAGAGGACGAGCGCGATCTCATGCCGTTCCCCGTGCTCGACGCGTGCTTCGCGCTCTACGCGGGCGAGAAGATGGCCCCGAGCGAGGTGTGCGAGGCGCTCGTCTCGATGTTCCCCGAGCACGATCGCGCGACCCTCGACGCGTGGACCACCAAGTTCGCGAGGCTCTTCACGCAGAGCATCTACAAGTGGGTCCAGACGCCTCTGTGTCTCCACATCGGCAACCTCGACCTCGACCGCGAGCGGGCCCTGCAGCTCCCCGTCGTGCAGAAGGGCGAGTGGCAGCGCCCTCGTCCGTAG
- a CDS encoding GNAT family N-acetyltransferase yields the protein MPLHLEPLSTDHVSHVMTWVNDREVMQYFATRQTEISEAEEQAYIERLVASPNDRAYSVFDDEVYVGQVSLNQIYWPAKNARLFVVIRKNLQGRGYGTSAVAKALEMAFGELGLRKVWLIVRKDNRHAQAMYLRLGFDFEGVLRDEYAVGGVYYDMVRMAKLAPPVV from the coding sequence ATGCCCCTCCACCTCGAGCCCCTCTCCACCGACCACGTCTCCCACGTCATGACGTGGGTGAACGACCGCGAGGTCATGCAGTACTTCGCCACGCGGCAGACCGAGATCTCGGAGGCCGAGGAGCAGGCGTACATCGAGCGCCTCGTCGCTTCGCCCAACGACCGCGCGTACTCGGTGTTCGACGACGAGGTGTACGTCGGCCAGGTGAGCCTCAATCAGATCTACTGGCCCGCCAAAAACGCTCGTCTTTTCGTGGTGATACGAAAGAACCTCCAGGGCCGCGGGTACGGCACGTCGGCCGTCGCCAAGGCCCTCGAGATGGCGTTCGGAGAGCTCGGCCTCCGCAAGGTCTGGCTCATCGTCCGCAAAGACAACCGCCACGCGCAGGCGATGTATCTCCGCCTCGGATTCGACTTCGAAGGCGTCCTCCGGGACGAGTACGCCGTGGGCGGCGTCTACTACGACATGGTGCGCATGGCGAAGCTCGCGCCCCCGGTCGTTTGA
- a CDS encoding helix-turn-helix transcriptional regulator: MTESPLDAAKLLVVQPGTRQSFKRRVMDAMRTVVPAPGAFFCFGTNEQLAYREGSRVVDGATRAVTGKDTLLSAAFGFDAKSLVVSGRRAYLSSELYPEADRVTLDYFASHAGDGFTKALFVFLHEGGVLFGVAGLERREGDPEFSSDDVAALEALSPFVVTQSRSQLAYDDLSREASALRALQRGASTLVVVDRDKGTVLWAANRERGVDWDAEISPNRKAIVDAAEQSLEARARGEALPTPPALPFGSVAHVAKLEGDPVFGGARCAVLRVDALEKAAAAPLEGLSRREREIARLLVAGYSGVNVAAIAGLSENTVRTYVRRLYAKLGVSNRADLVRKLVSPEPRSSGGAQSVLSPPPDSALAHGDDTLD, translated from the coding sequence ATGACCGAGTCGCCCCTCGATGCCGCCAAGCTCCTCGTCGTCCAACCCGGCACGAGGCAGAGCTTCAAACGGCGCGTCATGGACGCGATGCGCACCGTGGTGCCGGCGCCGGGAGCGTTCTTCTGCTTCGGCACGAACGAGCAGCTCGCCTACCGCGAGGGCTCGCGTGTGGTCGACGGGGCGACCCGCGCCGTGACCGGAAAGGACACCCTGCTCTCCGCCGCGTTCGGGTTCGACGCGAAGAGCCTGGTCGTCTCCGGGCGCCGCGCGTACCTCTCCTCGGAGCTCTACCCCGAGGCCGACCGCGTGACGCTCGACTACTTCGCGTCGCACGCCGGAGACGGCTTCACGAAGGCGCTCTTCGTGTTCCTCCACGAAGGCGGGGTGCTCTTCGGGGTCGCGGGGCTCGAGCGGCGCGAGGGCGACCCCGAGTTCTCGTCCGACGACGTCGCGGCCCTCGAGGCGCTCTCGCCTTTCGTGGTGACTCAGAGCCGCTCGCAGCTCGCGTACGACGATCTCTCGCGCGAGGCGTCGGCGCTCCGCGCGCTCCAACGCGGGGCGAGCACGCTCGTCGTCGTCGACCGTGACAAAGGCACTGTGCTCTGGGCCGCGAACCGCGAGCGCGGAGTCGACTGGGACGCAGAAATTTCCCCGAATCGGAAGGCGATCGTCGACGCGGCCGAGCAGTCTCTCGAGGCGCGCGCGCGGGGCGAGGCCCTCCCGACACCACCGGCCCTCCCGTTCGGCTCGGTCGCCCACGTGGCCAAGCTCGAGGGAGATCCCGTGTTCGGTGGCGCGCGCTGCGCGGTGCTCCGCGTCGACGCGCTGGAGAAGGCCGCCGCGGCTCCCCTCGAAGGGCTCTCGAGGCGCGAGCGCGAAATCGCGCGGCTCCTCGTCGCAGGCTACAGCGGCGTGAACGTCGCGGCGATCGCCGGTCTCTCCGAAAACACGGTGCGAACCTACGTGCGGCGCCTCTACGCCAAGCTCGGAGTCTCGAACCGCGCCGACCTCGTACGAAAGCTCGTCTCCCCCGAGCCGCGCTCGTCGGGCGGCGCCCAGAGCGTGCTCTCCCCTCCCCCGGACTCCGCCCTCGCCCACGGCGACGACACCCTCGACTGA
- a CDS encoding 2-isopropylmalate synthase — protein sequence MTHDDARASELIFDWNEVNRKGRIVPQNATFFDETLRDGLQNPSVKDPGIEHKLEILHLIDELGIHVADIGLPGSSKRAYDDVTRLCKEVVDCKMKVKIACAGRTVVSDITPMIDISQKVGIPIEVYAFIGSSPIRQYAEQWDLDLLVKRSSEAVDVAVKNGLDVAYVTEDTTRSRPEVLTTLFRAAIDHGAKRLCLSDTVGHATPDGVRNLVQFTKSVVAGTGAEVGIDWHGHNDRGFALENAIWALEFGADRVHATGLGIGERVGNAQMELFLLNMKLLGQLDQDLTKLLAYCEAVARAVGWQVPINYPLVGRDAFRTATGVHAAAIIKAMAKGDDWLADRIYSGVPAGMFGRKQEICIGFMSGASNVNFYLKERGIPTSEALVAEILQAAKERDQILTDSEVMVIVDKHVARASA from the coding sequence ATGACCCACGACGACGCGCGCGCGTCCGAGCTCATCTTCGACTGGAACGAGGTCAACCGAAAGGGCCGCATCGTCCCGCAGAACGCGACGTTCTTCGACGAGACCTTGCGGGACGGCCTCCAGAACCCCTCGGTGAAGGACCCGGGCATCGAGCACAAGCTCGAGATCTTGCACCTCATCGACGAGCTCGGCATCCACGTGGCCGACATCGGTCTGCCGGGCAGCTCGAAGCGCGCCTACGACGACGTCACGCGCCTCTGCAAGGAGGTCGTCGACTGCAAAATGAAGGTCAAGATCGCGTGCGCCGGTCGCACGGTGGTCTCCGACATCACGCCCATGATCGACATCTCGCAGAAGGTCGGCATCCCGATCGAGGTGTACGCGTTCATCGGCTCGAGCCCCATTCGTCAGTACGCCGAGCAGTGGGATCTCGACCTCCTCGTGAAGCGGAGCTCCGAGGCCGTCGACGTGGCCGTCAAAAATGGTCTCGACGTGGCCTACGTCACCGAGGACACGACGCGCTCGCGCCCCGAGGTGCTCACGACGCTCTTCCGCGCGGCCATCGACCACGGCGCCAAGCGCCTCTGCCTCTCCGACACGGTGGGGCACGCCACCCCGGACGGCGTGCGCAACCTGGTCCAGTTCACGAAGAGCGTGGTCGCTGGCACGGGCGCCGAGGTCGGCATCGACTGGCACGGCCACAACGATCGCGGGTTCGCCCTCGAGAACGCGATCTGGGCGCTCGAGTTCGGCGCCGATCGTGTGCACGCGACCGGGCTCGGCATCGGCGAGCGCGTGGGCAACGCCCAAATGGAGCTCTTCTTGTTGAACATGAAGCTCCTCGGGCAGCTCGACCAAGACCTCACGAAGCTCCTCGCGTACTGCGAGGCCGTGGCGCGGGCGGTGGGGTGGCAGGTGCCCATCAACTACCCTCTCGTGGGGCGCGACGCCTTCCGCACGGCCACCGGCGTGCACGCCGCGGCGATCATCAAGGCCATGGCGAAGGGCGACGACTGGCTCGCCGATCGCATCTACTCGGGCGTCCCGGCGGGCATGTTCGGCCGCAAGCAGGAGATCTGCATCGGCTTCATGAGCGGCGCCTCCAACGTGAACTTCTACTTGAAGGAGCGCGGCATCCCGACGAGCGAGGCCCTCGTCGCCGAGATCCTCCAGGCGGCGAAGGAGCGCGACCAGATCCTCACCGACAGCGAGGTCATGGTCATCGTCGACAAGCACGTCGCGCGCGCGTCGGCCTGA
- a CDS encoding galactose mutarotase, translated as MADVTRHEGELESLALSLGNESTLVLAPERGGIATRLRLGGAEIFYLDRATLLDPTKNVRGGNPVLFPQPGKLEGDAYEARGARYTMKQHGFARTLPWAVERTSATPHPSATLTLASSDATRAQYPWDFRAEYTYTLTGRAMRVDMSFTHTGTSGPPMPFGAGFHPYFLVPDADKGRVVLGTEATRGFDNVTKTTGPVALDLTRDELDVHLDDHGDRPFSLTTPSYALALRASPAMWRWVVWTLAGKDFVCVEPWTCAGNALGTGESLLRLEPGQRLDLFMEIERTA; from the coding sequence ATGGCCGACGTCACACGTCACGAGGGAGAGCTCGAGTCGCTCGCGCTCTCCCTGGGAAACGAGAGCACCCTCGTGCTGGCGCCCGAGCGCGGAGGCATCGCGACGAGGCTTCGCCTCGGCGGCGCAGAGATCTTCTACCTCGATCGCGCGACCTTGCTCGATCCGACGAAGAACGTGCGAGGGGGCAACCCCGTGCTCTTCCCACAGCCGGGGAAGCTCGAAGGCGACGCGTACGAGGCGCGCGGCGCGCGCTACACGATGAAACAACACGGGTTCGCGCGCACGCTCCCTTGGGCGGTCGAACGCACGTCCGCCACACCACACCCCTCCGCTACGCTCACGCTCGCATCGAGTGACGCGACCCGAGCCCAGTACCCTTGGGACTTTCGTGCAGAGTACACGTACACGCTCACGGGGCGCGCGATGCGAGTCGACATGAGCTTCACCCACACGGGGACCTCGGGGCCACCGATGCCGTTCGGGGCCGGTTTTCACCCGTATTTTCTCGTGCCCGACGCCGACAAGGGGCGCGTCGTGCTCGGCACGGAGGCCACACGCGGGTTCGACAACGTCACGAAGACGACGGGACCCGTGGCGCTCGATCTCACCCGCGACGAGCTCGACGTCCACCTCGACGACCACGGGGATCGGCCGTTCTCGCTCACGACCCCGTCGTACGCCCTCGCCCTCCGCGCATCACCCGCCATGTGGCGCTGGGTCGTGTGGACTCTCGCGGGAAAGGACTTCGTGTGCGTCGAGCCATGGACGTGCGCCGGCAATGCCCTCGGCACGGGGGAGTCGCTCCTCCGACTCGAGCCCGGCCAACGCCTCGATCTCTTTATGGAAATCGAACGTACGGCCTGA
- a CDS encoding serine/threonine protein kinase, producing the protein MPARPLLQPLSVVDGKYTLLSHLGEGGMGVVFAAEGPDGTRVALKAIGASKASEEAERRARFEREISVCRSISHPNLMPILDHGVDGATGSPYLVMPLLVGEDLETILQRETVLEPGAAVRVVLQACRGLSLLHQGGIVHRDVKPSNLFLERSPEGLVTVRVSDFGLAKLGELSGTLTASGTGMGSPAYMAPEQSTSAKHADARADLWGLAMVLYHALAGRPAFERAGSFFHYVVDSARDVPHVQDNAPWVPPALARALHAALLRSPDARWPDVGEMALGLEMAVGADVAEAKLHVSDLVSLSPATRAQVAPRAVLPLTWHELLRG; encoded by the coding sequence GTGCCAGCTCGTCCACTCCTCCAGCCCCTCTCCGTCGTCGATGGAAAGTACACGCTTTTGTCGCACCTCGGTGAGGGCGGCATGGGCGTGGTCTTTGCGGCCGAGGGGCCCGACGGAACGCGCGTGGCGCTGAAGGCCATCGGCGCGTCGAAGGCGTCCGAGGAGGCCGAGCGCCGGGCACGCTTCGAGCGCGAAATCTCGGTCTGTCGCTCGATCTCTCACCCGAACCTCATGCCGATCCTCGACCACGGCGTCGACGGGGCGACGGGCTCCCCGTACCTCGTGATGCCGCTGCTCGTCGGTGAGGACCTCGAGACCATCCTCCAGCGGGAGACCGTGCTCGAGCCGGGCGCCGCGGTTCGTGTCGTGCTCCAGGCGTGCCGTGGCCTCTCGCTGCTGCATCAGGGCGGGATCGTCCACCGCGACGTGAAGCCCTCGAACCTCTTCCTCGAGCGCTCCCCCGAGGGCCTCGTCACGGTCCGCGTCTCCGACTTCGGCCTCGCGAAGCTCGGCGAGCTATCGGGCACCCTCACGGCGTCCGGCACGGGCATGGGCTCGCCCGCCTACATGGCGCCCGAGCAGTCGACGAGCGCCAAGCATGCCGACGCGCGCGCCGATCTCTGGGGGCTCGCGATGGTGCTCTACCACGCCCTCGCGGGGCGCCCGGCGTTCGAACGTGCAGGGTCGTTCTTCCACTACGTGGTCGACTCGGCTCGCGACGTGCCGCACGTGCAAGACAACGCGCCGTGGGTCCCGCCGGCCCTGGCCCGGGCGCTCCACGCGGCGCTCCTGCGCTCGCCCGACGCGCGCTGGCCCGACGTGGGCGAGATGGCCCTCGGTCTCGAGATGGCGGTTGGGGCCGACGTCGCGGAGGCGAAGTTGCACGTGTCCGACCTCGTGTCTCTCTCTCCGGCGACGCGCGCGCAGGTGGCGCCGCGCGCCGTGCTCCCCTTGACGTGGCACGAGCTGCTCCGCGGCTGA
- a CDS encoding aminotransferase class I/II-fold pyridoxal phosphate-dependent enzyme yields the protein MSRLVPARTARPSDDPIFALNREATARKSKGEAIVNATVGALLDDAGRLAILPSTARAIHEVPDAEWAAYAPIAGTPEFVRAVIDDLFSLTPELAAAACGVATPGGTGALRHAIANFLEPGQKLLTTSYYWGPYQTLADEGDRGIETFRMFDDGGGLDVTALDAALGAQLAKQGRALIFLNDPCHNPTGYSMSMEEWEKVAAVLARHAEKAPVTLLSDMAYFTFADGEPRAFMRFLAPLLGKCGLLFAWSASKSFTHYGLRVGALVACEPDPVERARVEAALTYSCRGTWSNCNRGGLYAVTKLLTDPALKAACDAERNALKENLRARVAAFNAKAKGKLRYPRYDGGFFVTVFADDAEARAARMREKGVFVVPGKGTLRVALCGVAEKDIDTLVAALAD from the coding sequence ATGTCGCGCCTCGTCCCCGCTCGAACCGCTCGCCCCTCCGACGACCCCATCTTCGCGCTGAACCGCGAGGCCACTGCTCGAAAGTCGAAGGGGGAGGCCATCGTCAACGCGACCGTCGGCGCCCTGCTCGACGACGCGGGTCGGCTCGCGATCCTGCCCTCGACCGCACGCGCCATCCACGAGGTGCCCGACGCCGAGTGGGCCGCCTACGCCCCGATCGCCGGCACGCCCGAGTTCGTGCGCGCGGTGATCGACGATCTCTTCTCGCTCACGCCCGAGCTCGCGGCCGCCGCGTGCGGCGTCGCGACGCCAGGTGGCACGGGCGCGCTCCGCCACGCGATCGCCAACTTCCTCGAGCCCGGGCAGAAGCTCCTCACGACCTCGTACTACTGGGGCCCGTACCAGACCCTCGCCGACGAGGGTGACCGCGGCATCGAGACGTTCCGCATGTTCGACGACGGCGGAGGCCTCGACGTCACCGCGCTCGACGCCGCCCTCGGCGCGCAGCTCGCAAAACAAGGGCGCGCGCTGATTTTCTTGAACGACCCATGCCACAACCCGACCGGGTACTCGATGAGCATGGAGGAGTGGGAGAAGGTCGCGGCGGTGCTCGCGCGCCACGCCGAGAAGGCTCCCGTGACGCTCCTCAGCGACATGGCGTACTTCACCTTCGCCGACGGCGAGCCCCGCGCGTTCATGCGGTTCCTCGCGCCGCTGCTCGGGAAATGTGGGCTCCTCTTCGCGTGGAGCGCGTCGAAATCGTTCACGCACTACGGCCTCCGCGTCGGCGCGCTCGTGGCCTGCGAGCCCGATCCCGTCGAGCGCGCGCGTGTCGAGGCGGCGCTCACCTACTCGTGCCGCGGCACGTGGTCGAACTGCAACCGCGGCGGGCTCTACGCCGTCACCAAGCTCCTCACCGATCCGGCGCTGAAGGCCGCGTGCGATGCCGAGCGAAACGCGCTCAAAGAGAACCTGCGGGCCCGCGTGGCCGCGTTCAACGCCAAGGCCAAAGGCAAGCTCCGCTATCCGCGCTACGACGGGGGTTTCTTCGTCACCGTGTTCGCCGACGACGCCGAGGCGCGCGCCGCTCGTATGCGCGAAAAAGGGGTCTTCGTCGTTCCCGGGAAGGGCACGCTGCGCGTCGCGTTGTGTGGCGTGGCCGAGAAGGACATCGACACTCTCGTCGCAGCCTTGGCCGACTGA